A portion of the Natronococcus sp. AD-5 genome contains these proteins:
- a CDS encoding signal peptidase I produces the protein MRQLRPLQGICYGIILCLIAASLLGVALGQPILVSYVYSDSMEPTIEEGDGFIVAPSALAGSPESGDIVIFEAEQIGDGGLTTHRIVEKTENGYVTRGDANVVTDQAGGEPHVDEDKIVAQAFTIGDDPVTIPHLGTTIEATKGTMAETPFDGTAIPLLLLGLLIMGASWALDRGRVPAAKRERTPSRSSYSVRGILIIAVVIFLLAATLAMVIPSGTTQYTVLATEMSDSDDPLVVELGDPAAMSHEIDNNGITPVIVVHDPVEDGVTVDERTSLLGPFSSDEVTMQIDTPSEEGSIDRTVGERRYVALLPPSLVVALHDIHPWLAIIVLNGMICLMVAVVKIGTPLDYVRIREGSCLTRHIKKITRRTIWFSERK, from the coding sequence ATGCGTCAATTGAGGCCACTACAAGGGATTTGTTACGGTATTATTCTCTGCCTCATCGCAGCGTCACTCCTTGGAGTCGCACTCGGCCAACCTATCCTTGTCAGTTATGTCTATTCCGACAGTATGGAACCGACCATTGAGGAGGGGGATGGCTTTATTGTGGCCCCGTCCGCGCTGGCAGGTTCACCCGAATCAGGTGACATAGTAATATTCGAGGCCGAACAGATCGGCGACGGCGGATTAACGACCCACCGTATCGTTGAGAAGACCGAAAACGGGTACGTCACTAGAGGGGACGCCAATGTAGTCACCGACCAGGCCGGCGGCGAACCCCACGTCGACGAGGACAAGATCGTTGCGCAGGCATTCACCATCGGCGACGACCCAGTCACGATTCCGCACCTCGGAACGACTATTGAGGCGACCAAGGGGACAATGGCGGAGACGCCGTTCGACGGCACCGCGATTCCCTTGTTATTGCTCGGACTCCTTATCATGGGCGCTAGCTGGGCACTTGATCGCGGGCGAGTACCGGCGGCGAAACGCGAACGCACACCCAGCCGGTCCAGTTACAGCGTCCGTGGGATCCTGATCATCGCAGTAGTAATCTTCTTGCTCGCTGCAACGCTTGCGATGGTCATCCCGTCTGGAACGACCCAGTATACAGTCCTTGCAACCGAAATGAGCGATTCTGACGATCCACTGGTTGTCGAACTGGGTGATCCTGCAGCGATGAGCCATGAGATCGACAACAACGGGATCACTCCAGTGATCGTTGTTCACGATCCCGTCGAAGACGGTGTAACCGTTGATGAACGGACGTCCCTTCTTGGACCATTCTCAAGCGACGAAGTGACGATGCAAATCGATACACCGAGTGAAGAAGGATCGATCGATCGAACCGTGGGAGAGCGCCGATACGTAGCGTTACTCCCACCATCGCTTGTGGTTGCACTTCACGACATACATCCGTGGTTGGCAATCATCGTGTTGAATGGTATGATCTGTTTGATGGTCGCAGTCGTCAAAATCGGTACGCCCCTTGACTACGTCCGCATTCGGGAAGGCTCTTGTCTCACTCGTCATATTAAAAAGATAACTCGTCGAACCATTTGGTTTTCAGAGCGAAAGTAG
- a CDS encoding DUF5305 family protein — MTDRPATLDHLRNRCANHVTVVIIALLTLTLLSGWLVYTAHIAPPIDTEVRETGSIEVEHSFEHSAVVERENPIFPVGEPLENRDRYFTDLNPTLDGDYVYTVDAGDATNVSVETEFGLQLRAVGDNTEYWQEFESIQTEQLTVDEQSEDQLHFSVNVSGAENRVEEIERGMGGSVGTTEIAVVANTTVSGTIGSKDVEETETHALRIEPDDATYRVYPDGTDDMRVTVTEPVPVAEEYGLARTYGSILLFLLSGTATAVLGWRHHQGTLRPPSDVRDTIERQDTRRALDDWITVGQFPSEHNHTAVKVNSLEGLIDIAMDANGRAIEDINREIYFVVMNGTIYILEPEEPPEEAPVQTDERKTDKSDTTTCDADTDTQDGSIANDWSDMASSETQDSDFEFRFHDGDEFRDQE, encoded by the coding sequence ATGACGGATCGGCCGGCGACGCTCGACCATCTCCGAAATCGCTGTGCTAACCATGTGACTGTGGTCATTATAGCGCTGCTTACGCTCACTCTTCTAAGCGGCTGGCTCGTCTACACGGCACACATCGCACCGCCGATTGACACCGAAGTACGCGAGACAGGCTCGATAGAGGTGGAACACTCGTTCGAACACAGTGCGGTCGTTGAACGCGAGAACCCGATTTTTCCGGTTGGTGAACCGCTCGAGAACCGCGACAGATACTTTACTGACTTGAACCCGACGTTGGACGGCGACTACGTGTACACAGTCGATGCTGGCGACGCAACGAATGTGAGCGTCGAAACCGAATTTGGACTTCAGTTGCGAGCCGTGGGAGACAATACCGAATACTGGCAGGAATTCGAGTCCATCCAAACAGAACAGTTGACTGTGGATGAACAGAGTGAGGATCAGCTCCACTTTTCCGTCAATGTGAGCGGCGCTGAAAATCGAGTCGAAGAAATCGAACGCGGTATGGGTGGATCAGTCGGAACGACTGAAATTGCCGTTGTGGCGAATACGACTGTCTCCGGGACTATTGGTAGCAAGGACGTCGAAGAGACGGAAACCCACGCGCTGCGTATCGAACCCGACGATGCAACCTATCGCGTCTATCCAGATGGAACAGACGATATGCGGGTAACCGTAACCGAGCCTGTTCCCGTCGCCGAGGAGTATGGCCTCGCTCGAACCTACGGATCAATCCTACTGTTTTTGTTGTCAGGTACAGCAACGGCAGTCCTCGGGTGGCGTCACCACCAGGGGACATTGCGTCCACCGTCGGATGTTCGCGATACCATTGAACGACAAGATACCCGACGTGCGCTTGACGATTGGATCACTGTAGGACAATTTCCGTCAGAGCACAACCACACGGCGGTCAAGGTCAATTCTCTTGAAGGACTGATCGACATTGCGATGGATGCCAACGGTCGAGCGATTGAAGACATCAATCGGGAAATCTACTTTGTTGTTATGAACGGTACTATCTACATACTTGAGCCTGAAGAACCACCAGAAGAAGCGCCAGTACAAACGGACGAAAGGAAAACAGACAAGAGTGACACGACAACGTGCGATGCCGATACAGATACCCAAGACGGGAGTATAGCAAACGACTGGTCTGATATGGCTTCTAGCGAAACCCAAGATTCAGATTTTGAATTCAGATTCCATGATGGGGATGAATTCAGGGACCAAGAGTAA
- a CDS encoding HTH domain-containing protein, whose translation MSEETQQGIRVCIDIDVDNQKNLFRISAADDILRLLADAHETEFTIAELVDATGVTRSTVWRAVDLLNEIGAVEIRETPQRNYVAIDPNRLEKDDPVLAIVQSEFQDPVRTFVERVREAVTKSEEIDDLLGIIVFGSVARGEADRQSDIDLFVVVDGTRTTARRRVADVVSDLSERRFDGDRFDFEPYVESIESAQRAGPKLREIFQDGITVYGSKRLQSLRKEVFTDE comes from the coding sequence GTGTCTGAAGAAACGCAACAAGGGATAAGGGTTTGTATCGACATTGACGTAGACAATCAAAAAAACCTCTTTCGTATTAGTGCTGCGGACGACATCCTCCGTCTCTTAGCTGATGCTCACGAAACGGAGTTCACAATAGCCGAACTCGTTGATGCCACAGGCGTAACCCGCTCAACGGTCTGGAGAGCCGTCGACCTACTTAACGAGATTGGTGCTGTTGAGATCCGCGAAACACCGCAGCGAAACTACGTCGCAATCGACCCAAACCGTCTCGAAAAAGACGATCCTGTACTCGCAATTGTGCAATCCGAGTTTCAGGACCCGGTACGCACGTTCGTTGAGCGAGTCCGCGAGGCTGTCACCAAATCCGAGGAGATCGACGACCTTCTCGGGATTATTGTGTTTGGGAGTGTTGCTCGCGGAGAAGCCGACAGACAGAGCGACATCGATCTATTCGTGGTCGTTGACGGCACTCGAACGACCGCTCGACGTCGTGTTGCAGATGTAGTTAGTGACCTCAGTGAGCGACGATTCGATGGAGATAGATTTGATTTCGAACCATACGTTGAGTCAATAGAAAGTGCACAACGTGCTGGGCCGAAGCTTCGAGAGATCTTCCAAGACGGAATCACTGTCTACGGAAGTAAACGGCTGCAGTCACTCCGAAAAGAGGTCTTTACAGATGAGTAG
- a CDS encoding WD40/YVTN/BNR-like repeat-containing protein → MAILIGTRDGVFRATTVPVDEAKQVLDSGDSPRVRAFSEVDGVFAATKAGLYRSMDDGQTWENLGVPQEEVYSVVASSDGERFYAGTHPAHLYVSTDSGATWDELEGFQNLPSRDEWHTPRHRNEAHVRSLGVHPETPDRVIAGVEVGGVHISEDQGETWTERHDGVHDDVHHVFIGGPDEYIASCGDGLYQTRDAGQSWMRVDTNLEHRYFREAFAFDGQLYAAAARGPPGTWSGEDGADAVLLESANHGETFEQSSYPGGPAEVILAWTAIDGRVLADTNNGRLISRNEDGTWTDAGTVPAGIRSLVVC, encoded by the coding sequence ATGGCAATACTCATCGGTACTCGTGACGGCGTTTTCCGTGCAACGACTGTCCCCGTCGACGAAGCCAAGCAGGTACTCGATAGCGGTGACTCGCCCCGAGTCCGCGCATTTTCGGAGGTCGACGGCGTATTCGCTGCTACGAAGGCAGGCCTGTACCGGTCGATGGACGACGGACAGACATGGGAGAATCTTGGTGTCCCACAGGAGGAAGTCTACTCGGTTGTCGCCAGTTCTGATGGTGAGCGATTTTATGCGGGCACCCACCCAGCCCATCTCTATGTGTCGACCGACAGCGGTGCGACGTGGGACGAACTCGAGGGATTCCAGAACCTCCCGTCGCGAGACGAATGGCATACACCGCGCCACCGCAACGAAGCCCACGTGCGGAGTCTCGGCGTACATCCGGAGACACCCGACCGTGTGATCGCCGGCGTCGAGGTCGGCGGCGTTCACATCAGCGAAGATCAGGGCGAGACGTGGACCGAACGTCACGACGGCGTCCACGACGACGTTCATCACGTCTTCATCGGAGGGCCGGACGAGTACATTGCCTCGTGCGGGGATGGGCTCTATCAAACGCGCGATGCCGGGCAGTCGTGGATGCGGGTAGATACAAACCTCGAACATCGGTACTTCCGCGAAGCCTTTGCGTTCGATGGGCAGTTGTATGCGGCGGCAGCACGGGGACCACCAGGAACGTGGAGTGGTGAGGATGGCGCCGACGCGGTACTCTTGGAATCAGCGAATCACGGCGAGACGTTCGAGCAATCGTCGTACCCTGGTGGGCCAGCAGAAGTAATTCTCGCGTGGACCGCTATCGACGGGCGTGTGCTGGCAGACACGAACAACGGTCGACTCATCAGCCGCAACGAGGACGGAACGTGGACCGATGCCGGAACGGTTCCAGCAGGAATCCGGTCGCTCGTGGTCTGCTGA
- a CDS encoding antitoxin VapB family protein, whose protein sequence is MGTKTISIKDDAYDRLRRHKRGDESFSDVVMRLTRREKDPMEAAGKFPGLGDERDEFRKRFDRDLRERRDLRQ, encoded by the coding sequence ATGGGGACGAAAACGATTAGCATCAAAGACGATGCTTACGACCGGCTGAGGCGGCACAAGCGAGGCGACGAGAGCTTTAGTGACGTCGTTATGCGATTGACGCGTCGTGAAAAAGACCCGATGGAAGCCGCCGGGAAGTTCCCCGGGCTCGGTGACGAGCGCGACGAGTTCCGCAAGCGGTTCGACCGCGACTTGAGGGAGCGCCGTGATCTTAGACAGTAG
- a CDS encoding PIN domain-containing protein: MILDSSALIDFLDPETDHHDDARSYIEDRPTQPWFSPTVVLFEVYQYRARQAGRDGVADLAEQLDWLDPLEFTEAAAREAAVIGAELMSEGNPINMMDVLIAGVARDVDLPLLARDGDFDKIADLDVKYYTNTNREPDSSD, translated from the coding sequence GTGATCTTAGACAGTAGCGCCCTCATCGACTTTCTCGACCCAGAAACCGATCACCACGATGACGCCCGGTCGTATATCGAAGACCGGCCAACGCAACCCTGGTTCTCGCCGACGGTTGTGCTATTCGAGGTGTATCAATATCGAGCTCGCCAAGCCGGACGTGACGGCGTGGCTGACCTCGCCGAACAACTCGACTGGCTTGACCCGCTTGAGTTCACTGAAGCGGCTGCTCGAGAGGCGGCGGTGATCGGCGCCGAACTCATGTCCGAAGGGAATCCGATCAACATGATGGACGTCCTGATCGCCGGCGTCGCTCGTGATGTTGATCTGCCGCTGCTTGCTCGAGATGGCGACTTCGACAAGATCGCCGACCTCGATGTTAAATATTATACCAACACCAATCGCGAGCCCGACAGCTCTGACTGA
- a CDS encoding HTH domain-containing protein has translation MHPEFEESETLREAFIKWGADLEDLIAKLSAGEYEDRNRFRGSIMRSAHGLAGSIVHLFDALEIDVTRELRVPAGLETDALNELATTIGIATAIQSKYGAFACYRQLFETREEKRQTALSPTVDADDPLGTLIGSVVVRGEDVHRLRPKLEKSLETPATVADDAPEFVIHVTLSTVDRTAYAATATRILQSKNLRPTREAVSLLHALAGSPYAAARALHQLAGENEPRELRLDELRYALGTLEPTQLLSDLPPTVGRIVHTLLTAENRLSQTELADRANVSARTIRNYRDRIEALDLIRVDENGYRLALSFQTSAERRDPIVPTVLEEDQTLLDAADALLETILPPERYGNPDDPLGSALFWPPNPLRLLDHSLVGSWLRLAAALTATDSAGNNRAIQIGPSLEQQALSCTSS, from the coding sequence GTGCATCCAGAATTCGAGGAGTCCGAAACACTTCGTGAGGCGTTTATCAAGTGGGGCGCTGACCTCGAGGACCTCATTGCGAAACTCTCCGCCGGCGAGTACGAGGATCGCAATCGTTTCCGCGGTTCGATCATGCGCTCAGCTCATGGCCTTGCCGGCTCGATCGTACACCTATTCGACGCTCTCGAGATCGACGTCACTCGCGAACTTCGAGTGCCAGCTGGGCTCGAGACCGACGCGCTGAATGAACTCGCGACCACAATCGGGATTGCAACAGCAATTCAGTCGAAATACGGTGCGTTCGCCTGCTATCGGCAGCTCTTCGAGACTCGAGAGGAGAAGCGACAGACGGCACTCTCACCGACCGTCGATGCAGACGATCCGCTGGGGACACTCATCGGTTCCGTAGTCGTTCGCGGTGAAGATGTCCACCGACTCCGCCCCAAGCTTGAGAAATCGCTCGAGACGCCAGCAACAGTCGCTGACGACGCTCCCGAGTTCGTGATCCACGTCACCCTTTCAACTGTCGATCGGACGGCATACGCGGCCACTGCAACACGGATTCTGCAGTCCAAGAATTTGCGACCGACTCGAGAGGCTGTCTCGCTGCTTCACGCACTGGCTGGTTCGCCATACGCCGCTGCTCGAGCACTCCACCAACTCGCTGGTGAAAACGAACCTCGTGAACTCCGTCTGGACGAACTCCGCTACGCCCTGGGAACGCTCGAGCCCACCCAATTACTCTCTGATCTACCACCGACAGTTGGTCGAATCGTTCACACGCTCCTCACAGCCGAGAACCGCCTGTCACAGACTGAACTCGCCGATCGAGCAAACGTGTCGGCACGGACGATTCGAAACTACCGCGACCGGATCGAAGCACTCGATCTCATCCGTGTCGACGAGAACGGGTATCGTCTTGCGTTGTCGTTCCAAACCAGCGCCGAACGACGCGATCCAATTGTTCCGACCGTCCTCGAGGAGGATCAAACGCTACTCGACGCAGCCGATGCACTGCTTGAGACGATCCTCCCACCAGAGCGATACGGCAATCCAGACGATCCACTTGGCAGCGCCCTGTTCTGGCCACCGAATCCATTACGGTTACTTGATCATTCGTTAGTCGGATCCTGGTTACGACTGGCAGCTGCACTCACAGCGACAGACTCTGCCGGGAACAACCGGGCTATTCAGATAGGACCGTCACTCGAGCAGCAGGCGCTTTCCTGTACCTCTTCGTAG
- a CDS encoding glycerophosphodiester phosphodiesterase: MTGASLGVSALGSSVSARHESGNPNDRPTIPESRFPDGTDREEPTLVAHRCFAGYFPENTLAAMEGACHVGDGASPYTLPDRVEIDLLPTREETVVVFHDHRLDDLTDESGVVWLEDDETVLNANVLKSGETIPTLREALETIPEWMPVQLDIKSPGATAVTDSGTVTETSETARYRQFISHVFDIVEEFEHDYVWSSFDDDALAAVKEFDPGQPIMYLWADDNERGYESARRLDAEAVGPSVGSVDRDLVERAHRDGREVYVYTVTQWHESERLRRIGVDHVISDYPRMRDFGRTQEFGTDGSKIN; encoded by the coding sequence ATGACCGGGGCTTCACTGGGAGTTTCCGCGCTCGGCAGTAGCGTTAGTGCTCGCCACGAGAGCGGTAACCCGAACGATCGACCGACGATTCCGGAGAGCCGGTTCCCGGATGGAACGGACCGCGAGGAGCCGACACTCGTTGCACACCGGTGTTTCGCGGGCTATTTCCCGGAGAACACACTGGCAGCAATGGAGGGTGCCTGTCACGTCGGCGACGGCGCGTCGCCCTATACGCTCCCCGACCGCGTAGAGATCGATCTGCTACCGACTCGCGAGGAGACGGTCGTCGTCTTCCACGACCACCGACTCGACGACCTCACCGACGAGTCCGGCGTCGTTTGGCTCGAGGACGACGAGACGGTCCTGAACGCGAACGTACTGAAAAGCGGTGAGACGATCCCGACGCTACGGGAGGCTCTTGAAACCATCCCCGAGTGGATGCCCGTCCAACTCGATATCAAATCGCCGGGGGCGACGGCGGTTACGGACTCCGGAACGGTAACTGAAACGAGCGAGACCGCTCGCTACCGACAGTTCATCAGCCACGTCTTCGACATCGTCGAGGAGTTCGAACACGACTACGTCTGGTCGTCGTTCGATGACGACGCCTTGGCTGCGGTCAAGGAGTTCGATCCTGGCCAGCCGATCATGTACCTGTGGGCCGACGACAACGAACGCGGATACGAATCAGCACGGCGACTGGACGCCGAGGCGGTCGGACCGTCGGTCGGGTCGGTCGATCGTGACCTCGTCGAGCGCGCCCACCGCGACGGCCGTGAGGTGTACGTCTACACCGTCACTCAGTGGCACGAGAGCGAACGGCTCCGGCGGATCGGCGTCGATCACGTGATCTCTGACTATCCGCGGATGCGGGACTTCGGCCGCACGCAGGAGTTCGGTACCGACGGTTCGAAGATCAACTGA